A window of the Gossypium hirsutum isolate 1008001.06 chromosome A03, Gossypium_hirsutum_v2.1, whole genome shotgun sequence genome harbors these coding sequences:
- the LOC107963879 gene encoding double-stranded RNA-binding protein 2, producing MYKNQLQELAQRSCFNLPSYTCIREGPDHAPRFKATVNFNGETFESPHYCSTLRQAEHSAAEVALQSLSNRGPSHSLAARILDETGVYKNLLQEIAQRVGASLPQYTTFRSGLGHLPIFTGTVELAGIRFTGEPAKNKKQAEKNAAMAAWTSLKLLAKETASSSSEPENNDELEQITIARSLLNYRIKEKMAMANSSNAPILFTKKFPSQNPRPTSPQPPATTSKILPLICPKLVPRNRSMSATVNEKPVLTSSQTPTPESRGVRPQKFPAAGAAPYVPIRQLKTPCCGIAPPVTIRTAVPVFSAPPRPAPAAVSPQPPTSAVPTHPPQPAQSVLPPHQLPATLPSQVLRAPPVRIAQAVTIRQVVPVFAAPPVRKEDKQSVPLRNEDITTATAAPPPNQSPIQAEEAASTISKNLQESETVQSLEQLKI from the exons ATGTATAAGAACCAGCTACAAGAGCTGGCGCAGAGGAGCTGCTTTAATCTCCCTTCCTATACGTGCATTAGGGAAGGTCCCGACCACGCGCCAAGGTTCAAAGCCACCGTTAACTTCAACGGCGAAACCTTCGAGAGCCCTCACTATTGTTCGACTCTCCGTCAAGCCGAACACTCCGCCGCCGAAGTGGCGCTCCAGTCCCTCTCTAATCGTGGACCTTCTCACTCCCTCGCCGCTCGAATCCTA GATGAGACAGGAGTTTATAAGAACCTCTTACAGGAAATTGCACAAAGAGTTGGGGCTTCGTTGCCTCAGTATACAACATTTAGATCAGGTCTCGGGCACCTGCCTATTTTTACGGGAACGGTTGAACTGGCTGGAATCAGATTCACCGGGGAACCAGCCAAGAACAAGAAACAAGCAGAAAAGAATGCAGCCATGGCAGCTTGGACGTCTCTAAAACTAT TGGCGAAAGAAACTGCAAGTTCTTCTTCGGAGCCAGAGAACAATGATGAGCTTGAACAGATCACGATAGCTCGGTCTTTGTTGAATTACCGAATAAAGGAAAAGATGGCTATGGCAAACTCCTCCAATGCACCAATACTATTTACAAAGAAGTTTCCTAGTCAGAATCCTAGACCAACAAGTCCACAGCCTCCTGCTACCACCTCGAAAATCCTTCCTTTAATCTGCCCGAAGTTGGTTCCTCGAAACAGATCTATGTCAGCAACAGTAAATGAGAAGCCCGTACTGACATCATCGCAAACACCTACTCCTGAAAGCCGTGGTGTTCGTCCACAGAAATTCCCAGCAGCTGGAGCAGCGCCTTATGTTCCCATCAGACAATTAAAGACACCTTGCTGTGGCATTGCTCCACCAGTGACAATAAGAACTGCAGTGCCTGTTTTCTCCGCACCTCCGCGTCCAGCACCAGCTGCAGTATCTCCTCAGCCACCGACATCAGCGGTTCCTACTCATCCCCCTCAACCAGCACAATCTGTTCTTCCTCCTCATCAATTGCCAGCAACACTCCCCTCTCAAGTGCTGCGAGCTCCTCCAGTACGAATTGCCCAAGCAGTCACCATTAGGCAAGTAGTTCCTGTATTTGCTGCTCCACCGGTACGGAAAGAAGATAAACAATCCGTTCCTCTCAGAAATGAAGATATCACAACCGCTACTGCTGCTCCCCCGCCTAACCAATCACCTATTCAAGCAGAGGAAGCAGCAAGCACAATATCGAAGAACCTGCAAGAATCTGAGACAGTACAGAGTTTAGAACAACTCAAAATCTGA